AAATAGCGCTTCAACCCAACAAATCGGTAAGAATATAAGATCGTCTCTCAGTTCTCTTTTTACCTGTTCATACTcttagctttttagctttacTATTAATAATGGTTTATCATGCTTTGAATTGTATAGATCCTTTgccaatttcattttttttttggctccaTTTCTGTCCTAGATTTTCAGGTATGGGTTTGTAGCTTTTATTATGGTGATTATTTCTTGCGTTTCtgcattggtttttttttggaaaggcTAATTTCCAAAGACCCATATTGGAATTGGGTTGGATTTTGAAATGGGTATTCGTCAAAACGAacaaaaaactgttttttttttttttttttttttttgcactattGATTCGAAGTTTGACCCTTCGGTAGTTTGTGTCAATTTGAAACTTGGTTGTGGTTCTAGAAATTGAATTGGGGGATTAGTTTTGTTGTGGAAATTAGGTTACTGATAACTGGTTCAGGCGTTGCTTTGATAGAGGGATCTTTTAGATGTTGCAGTATATGTTGTTGGGAATTGTGAATTTCGATCTGAAGCAACTACTAGTATTTCTTATGTAGTTGTTAATTTACTGATTCCTCCAaaagtttaaagatgaaaatggtaaatttaatcatttaactgcataattctaacactctcTCACATGTGGGCTCTAACTCCCTTTTAATAGGTGAGGCTCAACACGTGAGATTTTAAATGAGAGTTAGAGTGGAGTAGACATGAATCGAACTCGGGACTTCttactttgataccatgttaaactACTGTGTATCAGTAATTTATCTCTTACCCATATGCTGCAGACTAGATGATTTGCTTGACTGTATCTTCTCTTTCAGGTTAAGTTTCTGGAGCAACGTGTTTCTAGTTGTCATTATGGTAATAGACACCTTGGTTCAAGGTTTCTGTGGCAAACTTAGCAAGTGATGTTATTTTTATGGTCATTGTTCCTCAAATACTAAAATGTGGAGTTTTGCATCCAATTGCATAGCTGGAAATATTGGACTGAAAAATGACTCTATTAACCAAACCCAAGCTGCTTCTGAATGCTCTGATGATGAGGCTTCTTCTATTGCTAGCAGAGAGGAAGGACTAGAGTGCCCAATATGCTGGGAATCCTTTAACATCGTTGAAAATGTACCGTATGTCTTATGGTGTGGCCATACCCTTTGTAAAAATTGCATTCTGGGACTGCAATGGGCTGTTGTGAAATTTCCCACTCTACCAATTCAGCTTCCACTCTTTATCTCCTGCCCATGGTGCAATCTCTTATCCTTCCGTCTGGTTTACAGGGGAAATCTCAAGTTTCCTCGCAAGAATTACTTTCTTCTCTGGATGGTTGAGAGCATGCATGGTGACAGAGTGAAGTCTCATTCTTCCTTCACTAGGGATCAACAATCACTCTGGCCTACAAATGGAAATTTGCCAATGGGAGGTCAAGTAAGCAATGGTAACCTCAGGAGGGGACAATATATTCGTCATCCTGAGCCACCAGGATCCCACCATGACCATGGTCGTCTCAGTAATTATCTCAGTGTGGAGACGTTACACTCTTCCCTTCGGAAGTCGCTGATTTTCTTTGTTCATTTGACGGCTAAATTCCCATTGGTTGTTATATTTCTTCTGATCGTCCTCTATGCAATACCTGCTAGTGCAGCCATCTTGGCTTTGTACATACTTGTCACAGTTCTGTTTGCTCTCCCGTCATTTCTCGTTCTGTACTTTGCATATCCTAGTCTGGATTGGCTTGTGAGAGAAATCATCACTTGAGATGCTATTTGGGGTTTGCAAGTGCTGTGAATTGATGTTTGCTCCTATAAAAATGCATCCTCTCTATCCAAAGAACCATGAAACTTATAATTTGACGACTTTCCACTGTAAGGCTGCCCCAATGCTTCCCTTTGAAAGACACTCAATGTCAGTACCATTCAAGactttcattttcagattcattTTTAGTGCTTTTAGAAACTGGCTGCTATGATGGCTGTGATATTAATTACTGAAATTTTATAGTGTTGGTGCATCCAATTCTTGAAgtgaattttcattttcctaGACATAGTTGGATTGTGGATATCCCATGGTTATTTATACAGTTGTAATAGGTAATTAGCATGAAGACCATATATGAAGAGCTTGGGTGTTTGTTTGTATGGAATATTTGttatgtaatttaattataGTTGTTTGATGATAGATTTGGGATCAAGCAACTTAATATTGGTTTATGTCCTctttataattatttgtttaagtCACAGGCAGAGTTCTTTGCATTTTACACCTCCTGAATGACTTTGTGGCTGTAGATGATAGCTTACTGgatttgtttgtgttcttgtctTGTTTGATTTGTTGTATTCAACTTTCTGTCTGGTCAAATAGAGGATCAGTTTGTAGAAAGTTTGAAATTAGTTTGTATTATGATCTTTTGAGAGGGTCCAGAGGAGTTCTATTCCTTAGAGGAGCATTTGGGGTGCTAAGGTGCCTCAGAAggttgtttcttcttttcttttattttctcttttcctgTTTTACTTGCTGTTATATTGGGCAAATCACCGAGGGTCGTCAGTGGACAATCTTTGAAAACAAGGTCTTGTGATTGTTGACCAGTGTTGTGTGTGCAAGAATAGAGGGGAGTCCATAGAGCACCTTCTACTTCATAGCATAGGTCAGTGGCTCAGGATATTTGGTCATTTGTGTGTACTTTATTCAGGGTGGTTTGGGTTATGCCGGAGACTGCAATGGATGCTAGAATGTTTGCTAGAAAGATTTTATCGTAACATAAGTTCCAAGAAATGGAAAGCTGTATCAATGAGTATTGTGAACAATTTAGTGAGAGATGAACAGTTGAACTTTTGATACAGTTGAACTTTTGATGGGGTTGAATTTTTAAATCATGTTCTTAAGCAATTTGCTTTAAGATCTTTGTATGATTTGAATCATTTGATGACTACCTTGGGTAGGAACCCTGTATCTTTTTTTCTGGAGTTTTTAGATCATTTAATTCTTAAGAGTATAGTTTCTTAAGAGTGGTTTATTGCATATTTTGTGCATTTGCCCTAGCTCCTctcaaatgaaattattttacttttcaaaaagaaaaaaagaaaaagaaaatagaggtCATGGTGGATGTTGTAAAACTGGATTTATGAAATTTGAAGTTGCGACAGGTAAAGCTGTTCTGATGATTctatagttttgttttttagttgcTGTATTTTATGTCTGGTTAGTCTGAGCAAGATTGGTTCATTAAAAATTTGCAGCAGTGTAACAACATTTCCCTTGAACAGCTTGTCTATTGGACAGTGTAATTTTGACCATGGTTCTTCAACTAGCTCTGGTGTGGGGAAAAGGTCATATATATCCATTGTATAAATCTGGTAATTCCTTGAATTCAGGAATGAGCTGTATTAGTGGAGGCCATGAATATTGTGGCTAGCACAGTGCTACATCTTGACCCTGTTTTTTTGCCTAATAAGAAGCTTTATTCTTATTCCATAATCAAAGCGGGAATACTACTCATCTCTGTCTCCATCTGAGGGGCCTAAAACGGAAAGTTACAATCACAAGCCCAACTAGCAAGAGTAggcaat
This DNA window, taken from Quercus robur chromosome 2, dhQueRobu3.1, whole genome shotgun sequence, encodes the following:
- the LOC126713646 gene encoding uncharacterized protein LOC126713646 codes for the protein MWSFASNCIAGNIGLKNDSINQTQAASECSDDEASSIASREEGLECPICWESFNIVENVPYVLWCGHTLCKNCILGLQWAVVKFPTLPIQLPLFISCPWCNLLSFRLVYRGNLKFPRKNYFLLWMVESMHGDRVKSHSSFTRDQQSLWPTNGNLPMGGQVSNGNLRRGQYIRHPEPPGSHHDHGRLSNYLSVETLHSSLRKSLIFFVHLTAKFPLVVIFLLIVLYAIPASAAILALYILVTVLFALPSFLVLYFAYPSLDWLVREIIT